In Triticum aestivum cultivar Chinese Spring chromosome 5B, IWGSC CS RefSeq v2.1, whole genome shotgun sequence, the following proteins share a genomic window:
- the LOC123112614 gene encoding probable UDP-arabinose 4-epimerase 1 isoform X2: MLPTGRGRPQPRPAPRSWSFSDMDFSDPKRNSRYLSKIIMVALLTAMCVVMLTQPPCHRKAPSVFSIHELGVTHVLVTGGAGYIGSHAALRLLKDSFRVTIVDNLSRGNIGAVKVLQNLFPDPGRLQFIHADLGDPKAVNRIFAENAFDAVMHFAAVAYVGESTLEPLRYYHNITANTLVVLEAMATHNVKTLIYSSTCATYGEPEKMPITEETPQFPINPYGKAKKMAEDIILDFSKLRKSDMSVMILRYFNVIGSDPEGRLGEAPPPELREHGRISGACFDAALGIIPGLKVKGTDYETADGTCVRDYIDVTDLVDAHVKALNKAERGKVGIYNVGTGRGRSVMEFVEACKKATGVDIKVDYFPRRPGDYAEVYSNPARINRELNWTAQHTELQESLRVAWTWQKKHRSGYADSGRYIF, from the exons ATGCTGCCGACCGGCAGGGGCAGGCCTCAGCCCAGGCCTGCGCCCAGATCTTGGTCCTTCTCAG ACATGGACTTCTCTGATCCGAAGCGCAACTCCAGATACCTCAGCAAGATCATCATGGTCGCGCTCCTCACGGCCATGTGCGTCGTCATGCTCACCCAGCCGCCCTGCCACAGGAAGGCTCCCAGTGTG TTCTCCATCCATGAACTCGGAGTAACACATGTGTTGGTGACGGGTGGCGCTGGCTACATAGGATCGCATGCGGCTCTTCGACTGCTCAAGGACTCCTTCAGAGTCACCATTGTG GATAATCTCTCAAGAGGAAATATCGGGGCGGTCAAGGTTCTTCAGAACTTGTTTCCTGATCCTGGGCGATTGCAATTCATACATGCTGATTTAGGCGATCCAAAAGCT GTTAACAGAATATTCGCAGAAAATGCATTTGATGCCGTCATGCACTTTGCTGCTGTCGCGTATGTGGGCGAAAGCACGCTTGAGCCTCTGAG GTACTATCATAACATCACTGCAAACACTTTGGTTGTGCTAGAAGCCATGGCGACGCACAATGTTAAAACCCTGATCTACTCTAGCACATGTGCCACCTACGGGGAACCCGAGAAGATGCCCATCACTGAAGAAACTCCCCAG TTTCCTATAAACCCATATGGCAAGGCCAAGAAAATGGCAGAGGATATCATTTTGGACTTCTCCAAGTTGAGGAAATCAGACATGTCGGTGATGATCCTGAG ATACTTCAACGTCATCGGTTCTGACCCCGAAGGAAGGCTGGGTGAGGCTCCACCACCCGAACTGCGTGAGCATGGCCGTATATCCGGTGCATGCTTCGACGCGGCACTAGGAATAATCCCAGGTTTGAAG GTCAAAGGTACCGACTACGAAACGGCTGACGGGACTTGCGTAAGAGATTACATTGATGTCACCGACCTGGTCGATGCCCACGTGAAAgcgctcaacaaggcagagagaggCAAAGTTGGCATATACAATGTTGGCACCGGAAGAG GTAGGTCAGTGATGGAGTTTGTGGAGGCTTGCAAGAAGGCAACCGGAGTCGACATCAAGGTCGACTACTTCCCTCGCCGCCCCGGTGACTACGCGGAAGTGTACAGCAACCCTGCAAGGATCAACCGCGAGCTGAACTGGACAGCCCAGCACACCGAACTGCAGGAGAGCCTCAGGGTCGCCTGGACATGGCAGAAGAAGCACCGGAGTGGCTATGCAGACTCGGGTCGATATATTTTTTGA
- the LOC123112614 gene encoding probable UDP-arabinose 4-epimerase 1 isoform X1, translating into MLPTGRGRPQPRPAPRSWSFSGSVNLVMNLLRDMDFSDPKRNSRYLSKIIMVALLTAMCVVMLTQPPCHRKAPSVFSIHELGVTHVLVTGGAGYIGSHAALRLLKDSFRVTIVDNLSRGNIGAVKVLQNLFPDPGRLQFIHADLGDPKAVNRIFAENAFDAVMHFAAVAYVGESTLEPLRYYHNITANTLVVLEAMATHNVKTLIYSSTCATYGEPEKMPITEETPQFPINPYGKAKKMAEDIILDFSKLRKSDMSVMILRYFNVIGSDPEGRLGEAPPPELREHGRISGACFDAALGIIPGLKVKGTDYETADGTCVRDYIDVTDLVDAHVKALNKAERGKVGIYNVGTGRGRSVMEFVEACKKATGVDIKVDYFPRRPGDYAEVYSNPARINRELNWTAQHTELQESLRVAWTWQKKHRSGYADSGRYIF; encoded by the exons ATGCTGCCGACCGGCAGGGGCAGGCCTCAGCCCAGGCCTGCGCCCAGATCTTGGTCCTTCTCAG GCTCGGTTAATTTGGTGATGAATTTACTCAGGG ACATGGACTTCTCTGATCCGAAGCGCAACTCCAGATACCTCAGCAAGATCATCATGGTCGCGCTCCTCACGGCCATGTGCGTCGTCATGCTCACCCAGCCGCCCTGCCACAGGAAGGCTCCCAGTGTG TTCTCCATCCATGAACTCGGAGTAACACATGTGTTGGTGACGGGTGGCGCTGGCTACATAGGATCGCATGCGGCTCTTCGACTGCTCAAGGACTCCTTCAGAGTCACCATTGTG GATAATCTCTCAAGAGGAAATATCGGGGCGGTCAAGGTTCTTCAGAACTTGTTTCCTGATCCTGGGCGATTGCAATTCATACATGCTGATTTAGGCGATCCAAAAGCT GTTAACAGAATATTCGCAGAAAATGCATTTGATGCCGTCATGCACTTTGCTGCTGTCGCGTATGTGGGCGAAAGCACGCTTGAGCCTCTGAG GTACTATCATAACATCACTGCAAACACTTTGGTTGTGCTAGAAGCCATGGCGACGCACAATGTTAAAACCCTGATCTACTCTAGCACATGTGCCACCTACGGGGAACCCGAGAAGATGCCCATCACTGAAGAAACTCCCCAG TTTCCTATAAACCCATATGGCAAGGCCAAGAAAATGGCAGAGGATATCATTTTGGACTTCTCCAAGTTGAGGAAATCAGACATGTCGGTGATGATCCTGAG ATACTTCAACGTCATCGGTTCTGACCCCGAAGGAAGGCTGGGTGAGGCTCCACCACCCGAACTGCGTGAGCATGGCCGTATATCCGGTGCATGCTTCGACGCGGCACTAGGAATAATCCCAGGTTTGAAG GTCAAAGGTACCGACTACGAAACGGCTGACGGGACTTGCGTAAGAGATTACATTGATGTCACCGACCTGGTCGATGCCCACGTGAAAgcgctcaacaaggcagagagaggCAAAGTTGGCATATACAATGTTGGCACCGGAAGAG GTAGGTCAGTGATGGAGTTTGTGGAGGCTTGCAAGAAGGCAACCGGAGTCGACATCAAGGTCGACTACTTCCCTCGCCGCCCCGGTGACTACGCGGAAGTGTACAGCAACCCTGCAAGGATCAACCGCGAGCTGAACTGGACAGCCCAGCACACCGAACTGCAGGAGAGCCTCAGGGTCGCCTGGACATGGCAGAAGAAGCACCGGAGTGGCTATGCAGACTCGGGTCGATATATTTTTTGA
- the LOC123112616 gene encoding ribosomal RNA small subunit methyltransferase yields MTGGKIQKKRHGGGGGGGGARLQGGIPFEKSKGQHILRNPALVDSIIAKAGLKPTDTVLEIGPGTGNLTKRLLEAGVKAVVAVELDPRMVLELSRRFQGHPLSSRLKVIQGDVLKCDLPYFDICVANIPYQISSPLTFKLLSHRPIFRCAVIMFQREFAMRLVAQPGDTLYCRLSVNVQLLSRVSHLLKVGRNNFRPPPKVDSSVVRIEPRKPLPPVSFKEWDGLVRICFNRKNKTLGSLFKQKRVLELLEKNYKTMQSLQLAQDPETGEEKMSPDDVALLANMVEDLSMETSDEKEDDDMEMDDSDAADGRASFKEKIMGILQQGDFAEKRSSKLSQVDFLYLLSLFNKAGIHFS; encoded by the exons ATGACCGGTGGCAAGATCCAGAAGAAGCgccacggtggcggcggcgggggcggtggcgcgCGGCTGCAGGGTGGGATCCCGTTCGAGAAGTCCAAGGGCCAGCACATCCTGCGGAACCCGGCGCTGGTGGACTCCATCATCGCCAAGGCCGGCCTCAAGCCCACTGACACCGTCCTCGAGATCGGACCCGGAACGGGAAATCTCACCAAGCGGCTGCTCGAGGCCGGCGTCAAGGCCGTTGTTGCCGTCGAGCTCGACCCGCGGATGGTTCTCGAGCTGAGCCGCAGGTTCCAgggccaccccctctcctctcgccTCAAG GTTATCCAAGGAGATGTTCTTAAATGTGATCTTCCTTACTTCGATATCTGCGTGGCAAACATCCCATACCAGATATCATCCCCCCTTACATTCAAGCTTCTGTCACACCGTCCGATCTTCAGGTGTGCTGTGATCATGTTTCAACGTGAATTTGCCATGAGACTTGTAGCACAGCCTGGAGACACTCTGTACTGCCGTCTGTCAGTGAACGTGCAGCTCTTATCTCGCGTGTCACATCTGCTGAAGGTTGGACGGAATAACTTCAGGCCTCCACCTAAGGTAGATTCCTCAGTTGTGCGTATCGAGCCAAGGAAGCCCCTCCCTCCTGTCAGCTTCAAGGAGTGGGATGGACTCGTGAGGATTTGCTTCAATCGGAAAAACAAAACGCTGGGCTCCCTTTTCAAGCAGAAGCGCGTCCTCGAGCTGCTAGAGAAGAATTACAAGACAATGCAATCTCTCCAGCTTGCCCAAGATCCTGAAACGGGGGAGGAGAAGATGTCACCCGACGATGTCGCGTTGCTGGCCAATATGGTCGAGGACCTGAGCATGGAGACCAGTGACGAGAAAGAGGACGATGACATGGAAATGGATGACTCCGACGCGGCAGATGGCCGTGCTAGCTTCAAGGAGAAGATTATGGGTATATTGCAGCAGGGTGATTTTGCAGAGAAGAGGTCTTCCAAGTTGAGCCAGGTTGATTTCCTCTACCTGCTCTCTCTGTTCAACAAGGCAGGTATACATTTTTCGTGA
- the LOC123112617 gene encoding uncharacterized protein isoform X1 → MDFYSDDDSDPDFDEGLQEDLDLVRRSCIIAGADPDAAVAQASSYLAVPSATTTAAAAAAAARDGSSDEGEGEEEDEDLALVRSIRENLHLNKASPSSPRPICAWPPSDAEDDEEDDLETLRAIQRRFSHYHSGTSTGPLENMKNEASKGGNDEFIAHRPGEEDAQKKNMNANTQTGFPKAALLLVDALKKNRACQKFIRRKMINIEAKIEVNKDLRDRVKCLMDYQYSCRRSFGKVLCQKVDPRVRLISSQKQSAQSAKNKYKMPALLLGPAENPHVEKYKAVLKQFPVSLQKHPWSDIEKDRLAKGIKQQYQEALIKDSMKNGSSSGDFSAVDMAYALTNTVGNFEATPEILRSVLPLVNWDFIAAMYLPGRSGAECESRWLNHDDPLINHNAWTACEEKRLILTVQEKGMHNWINIAVALGTQRTPFQCLARYQRSLNPHILKRTWTKEEDLQLLAAVQTYGCNWQLVSANLVGRIGNQCSNRYRKTLIPERKRVGRWSEDEDKRLMVSVKLFRSGSWNKIAQFVPGRTQSQCSERWRNVLDPDIEHGEWRPEEDSKLLASVHEVGPCWSKIAGAMIPHRTDNMCLRRWKRLCQDELPLMIAANQVKKSIFQTNFVDRETERPAICPSDFPSLVYSKVDKGDENTVSDQVKKPRKRSRKSSVDNVPPNDPSKSSADAAAVNTTKRKSRKKLSGIGAENQTGEDITVSDGVNNSSRGHSRARKRKVTTDGDVVVQTRMRGSISVDNELTLDILGGPISFDDEAPTNQKRDPTSVGKEGTAKKRTRGSVSVGNEGPVKKKMRGSISVGDGRAVKNRMRGSVSIDNQGNTTKRKRVSRKSAKGNSKTDGEVNTCEMDLPSVPSEAAAERGIDTGNTNKMKRKSTPRPKLINMAEGTVDEYSRLADCISFARGNGTSKNNSVMPINNAMQSGGPSGENLQVAISARLDPTSIENGSSPNTQVVD, encoded by the exons ATGGATTTCTACTCCGACGACGACTCGGACCCCGATTTCGACGAGGGCCTCCAGGAGGACCTCGACCTTGTCCGCCGCTCCTGCATCATCGCCGGCGCCGACCCGGACGCAGCCGTCGCACAGGCCTCCTCCTACCTCGCCGTCCCCTCCGCGAcgacgacagcggcggcggcggcggcggcggcaagagaTGGCTCGTCGgacgagggggagggggaggaggaggacgaggacctCGCCCTCGTCCGCAGCATCCGCGAGAACCTCCACCTGAACAAGGCCTCGCCCTCCTCGCCGCGCCCGATCTGCGCCTGGCCGCCTTCCGAcgcggaggacgacgaggaggacgacctCGAGACGCTCCGCGCGATACAGCGCCGCTTCTCGCACTACCACTCCG GTACCTCCACTGGTCCACTGGAGAACATGAAAAACGAGGCATCAAAAGGAGGGAATGATGAATTTATTGCACATCGACCTGGTGAAGAGGATGCACAGAAGAAAAATATGAATGCAAACACTCAaactgggttcccaaaagctgcacTGTTGTTAGTGGATGCTCTCAAGAAGAACAGAGCATGCCAGAAGTTTATTAGAAGGAAGATGATTAACATTGAAGCAAAGATTGAAGTAAATAAGGATCTTAGGGACCGTGTCAAATGTCTTATGGATTATCAGTACAGCTGCAGAAGATCATTTGGCAAAGTTTTGTGCCAGAAGGTGGATCCTCGTGTTCGATTGATTTCCTCTCAAAAACAAAGCGCGCAATCCGCAAAG AATAAATATAAGATGCCTGCATTACTTCTCGGCCCAGCTGAGAACCCTCACGTTGAGAAGTATAAAGCAGTTCTGAAGCAATTCCCAGTGTCGCTTCAGAAGCATCCATGGTCAGATATAGAGAAAGACAGGCTTGCTAAAGGAATAAAGCAGCAGTATCAGGAAGCGTTAATTAAGGACTCGATGAAGAATGGAAG TTCCAGTGGTGACTTCAGTGCTGTCGATATGGCTTATGCACTGACAAACACTGTGGGTAATTTTGAGGCGACTCCTGAGATTCTCCGGTCAGTCTTGCCATTAGTAAACTGGGACTTTATCGCTGCTATGTACCTGCCTGGTCGATCCGGTGCTGAATGCGAATCAAG GTGGCTAAACCATGACGACCCACTGATTAATCACAACGCCTGGACTGCATGTGAGGAGAAAAGACTTATACTAACTGTCCAAGAAAAAGGAATGCATAACTGGATTAATATTGCGGTTGCATTGGGTACGCAGAGAACACCTTTCCAGTGCCTTGCCCGTTATCAACGAAGTCTTAATCCCCACATATTGAAGAGGACCTGGACAAAAGAGGAAGATCTTCAACTTTTAGCTGCTGTCCAAACTTATGGTTGTAACTGGCAACTTGTATCAGCTAATCTGGTTGGTCGCATTGGCAACCAGTGCTCTAACAG GTACAGGAAAACGCTAATCCCTGAAAGGAAAAGGGTGGGGAGATGGTCTGAGGACGAGGACAAGCGCCTCATGGTATCTGTCAAGCTTTTTAGGTCTGGCAGCTGGAATAAGATTGCTCAGTTTGTTCCTGGCCGTACGCAAAGTCAATGCAGCGAGAG GTGGCGTAATGTTCTTGATCCGGATATAGAGCATGGGGAATGGCGCCCTGAAGAGGATTCGAAGTTATTGGCTTCAGTCCATGAGGTTGGTCCCTGCTGGTCCAAGATTGCTGGGGCTATGATTCCTCACCGTACTGATAATATGTGCTTGAG GCGATGGAAAAGACTGTGTCAAGATGAATTACCTTTAATGATAGCAGCCAATCAAGTAAAGAAATCTATTTTCCAGACCAACTTTGTTGATAGAGAAACAGAGCGACCTGCAATTTGCCCCAGTGACTTCCCATCACTTGTGTACTCGAAAGTTGACAAGGGTGATGAGAACACTGTGAG TGATCAAGTCAAGAAACCTCGAAAACGGTCGAGAAAATCAAGTGTGGATAACGTGCCACCTAACGACCCCTCGAAATCTTCTGCTGATGCTGCCGCTGTAAACACCACCAAGAGAAAATCAAGGAAAAAATTATCTGG AATTGGAGCTGAAAACCAAACTGGAGAGGATATAACTGTGTCTGATGGTGTCAACAATTCCTCTAGGGGCCACAGCAGAGCTAGGAAGAGGAAAGTTACCACTGATGGCGATGTGGTTGTGCAAACAAGAATGAGGGGATCAATCTCTGTTGATAACGAGCTCACCCTAGATATACTTGGGGGCCCTATCAGTTTCGATGATGAGGCACCTACTAATCAAAAGAGGGACCCTACGTCCGTCGGTAAAGAAGGCACAGCTAAAAAGAGAACAAGGGGCTCTGTGTCTGTCGGCAACGAGGGACCTGTCAAAAAGAAAATGAGGGGCTCTATCTCTGTTGGTGATGGGAGAGCAGTCAAAAATAGGATGAGGGGTTCAGTCTCTATTGACAACCAAGGCAACACAACGAAAAGGAAGAGAGTATCAAG GAAATCAGCCAAAGGCAATTCAAAAACAGATGGTGAGGTGAACACTTGTGAGATGGACCTTCCAAGTGTGCCCTCTGAAGCTGCTGCAGAAAGAGGCATTGATACTGGAAATACGAATAAGATGAAGCGGAAGTCTACTCCAAG ACCCAAGCTAATAAACATGGCAGAAGGGACCGTCGATGAATATTCACGGCTTGCTGATTGCATTTCCTTTGCCCGTGGAAATGGAACCAGCAAGAACAATAG TGTCATGCCAATAAATAATGCCATGCAATCAGGTGGGCCCTCAGGTGAAAACCTACAGGTGGCCATTTCGGCTCGACTGGATCCAACTTCTATTGAGAATGGGAGCTCACCAAATACTCAAGTTGTCGATTAG
- the LOC123112617 gene encoding uncharacterized protein isoform X2: MDFYSDDDSDPDFDEGLQEDLDLVRRSCIIAGADPDAAVAQASSYLAVPSATTTAAAAAAAARDGSSDEGEGEEEDEDLALVRSIRENLHLNKASPSSPRPICAWPPSDAEDDEEDDLETLRAIQRRFSHYHSGTSTGPLENMKNEASKGGNDEFIAHRPGEEDAQKKNMNANTQTGFPKAALLLVDALKKNRACQKFIRRKMINIEAKIEVNKDLRDRVKCLMDYQYSCRRSFGKVLCQKVDPRVRLISSQKQSAQSAKNKYKMPALLLGPAENPHVEKYKAVLKQFPVSLQKHPWSDIEKDRLAKGIKQQYQEALIKDSMKNGSSSGDFSAVDMAYALTNTVGNFEATPEILRSVLPLVNWDFIAAMYLPGRSGAECESRWLNHDDPLINHNAWTACEEKRLILTVQEKGMHNWINIAVALGTQRTPFQCLARYQRSLNPHILKRTWTKEEDLQLLAAVQTYGCNWQLVSANLVGRIGNQCSNRYRKTLIPERKRVGRWSEDEDKRLMVSVKLFRSGSWNKIAQFVPGRTQSQCSERWRNVLDPDIEHGEWRPEEDSKLLASVHEVGPCWSKIAGAMIPHRTDNMCLRRWKRLCQDELPLMIAANQVKKSIFQTNFVDRETERPAICPSDFPSLVYSKVDKGDENTVSDQVKKPRKRSRKSSVDNVPPNDPSKSSADAAAVNTTKRKSRKKLSGIGAENQTGEDITVSDGVNNSSRGHSRARKRKVTTDGDVVVQTRMRGSISVDNELTLDILGGPISFDDEAPTNQKRDPTSVGKEGTAKKRTRGSVSVGNEGPVKKKMRGSISVGDGRAVKNRMRGSVSIDNQGNTTKRKRVSRKSAKGNSKTDGEVNTCEMDLPSVPSEAAAERGIDTGNTNKMKRKSTPRPKLINMAEGTVDEYSRLADCISFARGNGTSKNNRWALR, translated from the exons ATGGATTTCTACTCCGACGACGACTCGGACCCCGATTTCGACGAGGGCCTCCAGGAGGACCTCGACCTTGTCCGCCGCTCCTGCATCATCGCCGGCGCCGACCCGGACGCAGCCGTCGCACAGGCCTCCTCCTACCTCGCCGTCCCCTCCGCGAcgacgacagcggcggcggcggcggcggcggcaagagaTGGCTCGTCGgacgagggggagggggaggaggaggacgaggacctCGCCCTCGTCCGCAGCATCCGCGAGAACCTCCACCTGAACAAGGCCTCGCCCTCCTCGCCGCGCCCGATCTGCGCCTGGCCGCCTTCCGAcgcggaggacgacgaggaggacgacctCGAGACGCTCCGCGCGATACAGCGCCGCTTCTCGCACTACCACTCCG GTACCTCCACTGGTCCACTGGAGAACATGAAAAACGAGGCATCAAAAGGAGGGAATGATGAATTTATTGCACATCGACCTGGTGAAGAGGATGCACAGAAGAAAAATATGAATGCAAACACTCAaactgggttcccaaaagctgcacTGTTGTTAGTGGATGCTCTCAAGAAGAACAGAGCATGCCAGAAGTTTATTAGAAGGAAGATGATTAACATTGAAGCAAAGATTGAAGTAAATAAGGATCTTAGGGACCGTGTCAAATGTCTTATGGATTATCAGTACAGCTGCAGAAGATCATTTGGCAAAGTTTTGTGCCAGAAGGTGGATCCTCGTGTTCGATTGATTTCCTCTCAAAAACAAAGCGCGCAATCCGCAAAG AATAAATATAAGATGCCTGCATTACTTCTCGGCCCAGCTGAGAACCCTCACGTTGAGAAGTATAAAGCAGTTCTGAAGCAATTCCCAGTGTCGCTTCAGAAGCATCCATGGTCAGATATAGAGAAAGACAGGCTTGCTAAAGGAATAAAGCAGCAGTATCAGGAAGCGTTAATTAAGGACTCGATGAAGAATGGAAG TTCCAGTGGTGACTTCAGTGCTGTCGATATGGCTTATGCACTGACAAACACTGTGGGTAATTTTGAGGCGACTCCTGAGATTCTCCGGTCAGTCTTGCCATTAGTAAACTGGGACTTTATCGCTGCTATGTACCTGCCTGGTCGATCCGGTGCTGAATGCGAATCAAG GTGGCTAAACCATGACGACCCACTGATTAATCACAACGCCTGGACTGCATGTGAGGAGAAAAGACTTATACTAACTGTCCAAGAAAAAGGAATGCATAACTGGATTAATATTGCGGTTGCATTGGGTACGCAGAGAACACCTTTCCAGTGCCTTGCCCGTTATCAACGAAGTCTTAATCCCCACATATTGAAGAGGACCTGGACAAAAGAGGAAGATCTTCAACTTTTAGCTGCTGTCCAAACTTATGGTTGTAACTGGCAACTTGTATCAGCTAATCTGGTTGGTCGCATTGGCAACCAGTGCTCTAACAG GTACAGGAAAACGCTAATCCCTGAAAGGAAAAGGGTGGGGAGATGGTCTGAGGACGAGGACAAGCGCCTCATGGTATCTGTCAAGCTTTTTAGGTCTGGCAGCTGGAATAAGATTGCTCAGTTTGTTCCTGGCCGTACGCAAAGTCAATGCAGCGAGAG GTGGCGTAATGTTCTTGATCCGGATATAGAGCATGGGGAATGGCGCCCTGAAGAGGATTCGAAGTTATTGGCTTCAGTCCATGAGGTTGGTCCCTGCTGGTCCAAGATTGCTGGGGCTATGATTCCTCACCGTACTGATAATATGTGCTTGAG GCGATGGAAAAGACTGTGTCAAGATGAATTACCTTTAATGATAGCAGCCAATCAAGTAAAGAAATCTATTTTCCAGACCAACTTTGTTGATAGAGAAACAGAGCGACCTGCAATTTGCCCCAGTGACTTCCCATCACTTGTGTACTCGAAAGTTGACAAGGGTGATGAGAACACTGTGAG TGATCAAGTCAAGAAACCTCGAAAACGGTCGAGAAAATCAAGTGTGGATAACGTGCCACCTAACGACCCCTCGAAATCTTCTGCTGATGCTGCCGCTGTAAACACCACCAAGAGAAAATCAAGGAAAAAATTATCTGG AATTGGAGCTGAAAACCAAACTGGAGAGGATATAACTGTGTCTGATGGTGTCAACAATTCCTCTAGGGGCCACAGCAGAGCTAGGAAGAGGAAAGTTACCACTGATGGCGATGTGGTTGTGCAAACAAGAATGAGGGGATCAATCTCTGTTGATAACGAGCTCACCCTAGATATACTTGGGGGCCCTATCAGTTTCGATGATGAGGCACCTACTAATCAAAAGAGGGACCCTACGTCCGTCGGTAAAGAAGGCACAGCTAAAAAGAGAACAAGGGGCTCTGTGTCTGTCGGCAACGAGGGACCTGTCAAAAAGAAAATGAGGGGCTCTATCTCTGTTGGTGATGGGAGAGCAGTCAAAAATAGGATGAGGGGTTCAGTCTCTATTGACAACCAAGGCAACACAACGAAAAGGAAGAGAGTATCAAG GAAATCAGCCAAAGGCAATTCAAAAACAGATGGTGAGGTGAACACTTGTGAGATGGACCTTCCAAGTGTGCCCTCTGAAGCTGCTGCAGAAAGAGGCATTGATACTGGAAATACGAATAAGATGAAGCGGAAGTCTACTCCAAG ACCCAAGCTAATAAACATGGCAGAAGGGACCGTCGATGAATATTCACGGCTTGCTGATTGCATTTCCTTTGCCCGTGGAAATGGAACCAGCAAGAACAATAG GTGGGCCCTCAGGTGA